In Sphingomonas phyllosphaerae, one DNA window encodes the following:
- a CDS encoding pirin family protein, with translation MSTRDDLVLQTLEPATHDLGGFKVYRTLPHRERTMVGPFLFFDQMGPAHLPPGNGVDVRPHPHIGLSTVTYLFEGAFQHRDSLGSDIRITPGAVNLMTAGAGIVHSERSPDDVRIDGPRLDGIQTWLALPDGQEDRAPAFEHVAADKMPVIDAHGATARVVMGSLWGATSPVTAYAETIYADIVLAPGAAVPIDDSTDERAIYLASGEATLDGLALEPQRLYVLRPGVAATLHSQAGGRAMLAGGAAFATPRHVWWNFVHSSRDAIREAKRAWKAGEFASVPNDSEWIPLPEVPKTVSYP, from the coding sequence ATGTCGACCCGCGACGATCTGGTGCTGCAGACGCTGGAGCCCGCCACCCACGACCTGGGCGGGTTCAAGGTCTATCGCACGCTGCCGCATCGCGAGCGGACGATGGTTGGCCCGTTCCTGTTCTTCGACCAGATGGGGCCGGCGCACCTCCCGCCCGGCAATGGCGTCGACGTCCGCCCGCACCCGCATATCGGGCTGTCGACCGTCACCTATCTGTTCGAGGGCGCATTCCAGCATCGCGACTCGCTCGGCAGCGATATCCGCATCACGCCCGGCGCGGTGAACCTGATGACCGCCGGCGCGGGGATCGTCCATTCGGAGCGCTCGCCCGACGACGTCCGCATCGACGGCCCGCGCCTCGACGGTATCCAGACATGGCTCGCGCTCCCAGACGGGCAGGAGGATCGCGCACCCGCCTTCGAACATGTCGCCGCCGACAAGATGCCGGTCATCGACGCGCATGGCGCCACCGCACGCGTCGTGATGGGCTCGCTTTGGGGCGCAACCTCGCCGGTGACCGCTTATGCGGAGACGATCTACGCTGACATCGTGCTCGCCCCCGGCGCGGCGGTGCCGATCGACGACAGCACCGACGAGCGCGCGATCTATCTGGCGAGCGGCGAGGCGACGCTCGACGGCCTCGCGCTCGAACCGCAGCGGCTGTACGTGTTGCGCCCCGGCGTCGCCGCGACGCTCCACTCACAGGCGGGCGGCCGCGCGATGCTGGCGGGCGGCGCGGCGTTCGCCACCCCGCGGCATGTATGGTGGAATTTCGTCCATTCCTCGCGCGACGCGATCCGCGAGGCCAAGCGCGCGTGGAAGGCCGGCGAGTTCGCCAGCGTCCCCAATGACAGCGAGTGGATCCCGCTCCCCGAGGTGCCGAAGACCGTCAGCTATCCGTAA
- a CDS encoding DUF4169 family protein, with the protein MGDVVSFRQARKAKTRAAKETQAAANRAAFGRTKAEKAADAAEQARKDALLDGAKLTDS; encoded by the coding sequence ATGGGCGATGTCGTCTCCTTCAGGCAGGCGCGCAAGGCCAAGACGCGCGCCGCAAAGGAGACGCAGGCTGCCGCCAACCGCGCCGCCTTCGGGCGGACCAAGGCGGAAAAGGCCGCCGACGCCGCCGAACAGGCGCGCAAGGACGCGCTGCTCGACGGCGCCAAGCTTACGGATAGCTGA
- a CDS encoding SDR family NAD(P)-dependent oxidoreductase translates to MTNILITGASRGIGAAIAETLATIPDVVVAGQGTSSGIAADFADPAAPDALWAEALERLDGRIDVLINNAGVFEANPLDADDAEWLAGWERTQRINLTAAAQLSRHAVRHWQGNGGGRLVNVASRAAYRGDSPAHWHYAAAKAGLVAMTKTIARGYARDNILAFAICPGFTMTGMADDYLASRGGDKLLADIPLGRVAQPEEVATLARFCAIDAPPSMTGAVLDINGASYVR, encoded by the coding sequence ATGACCAACATCCTCATTACCGGCGCCAGCCGCGGCATTGGTGCCGCGATCGCCGAGACGCTGGCGACGATCCCCGACGTGGTGGTCGCCGGACAGGGCACCAGCAGTGGCATCGCCGCCGATTTCGCCGATCCCGCCGCCCCCGACGCGCTCTGGGCCGAGGCGCTTGAGCGGCTCGACGGGCGCATCGACGTGCTCATCAACAATGCCGGCGTGTTCGAGGCCAACCCGCTCGACGCCGATGATGCCGAGTGGCTGGCCGGCTGGGAGCGGACGCAGCGCATCAACCTCACCGCCGCCGCGCAGCTTTCGCGCCACGCCGTCCGCCACTGGCAGGGCAATGGCGGCGGGCGGCTGGTCAATGTCGCCAGCCGCGCCGCCTATCGCGGCGACTCCCCGGCGCACTGGCATTACGCCGCAGCCAAGGCCGGGCTGGTCGCGATGACCAAGACGATCGCGCGCGGCTATGCCCGCGACAACATCCTCGCCTTCGCGATCTGTCCGGGCTTCACGATGACCGGCATGGCGGACGACTATCTCGCCAGCCGCGGCGGCGACAAATTGCTCGCCGACATCCCGCTCGGCCGCGTCGCGCAGCCGGAAGAGGTCGCGACGCTCGCGCGCTTCTGCGCGATTGACGCCCCGCCCTCGATGACCGGCGCGGTCCTCGACATCAACGGCGCCAGCTATGTCCGCTGA
- a CDS encoding methyl-accepting chemotaxis protein, with product MTFWDHLASRSTVPATVRDLSPARRQSRVEAAIGYTRLRYREPLSIAWQEMVVAQVNDSQAAGIPLTALLSGLSAAHCRTTEIVAAAVGDDTPRLLRLGNALLRLAMLESDLLTTQLGIIGVARARAQRAEHAAAFRTRIGTGIDAIAARGRVVRDRARSTGGAASGMIDKTREVSVAAEQSALAMRDAASTAAGLINAIGSVQRDMQVATQTLTAATDQAEGAVAASAALDEHAKSIESILGLIRDIAGQTNLLALNATIEAARAGDAGRGFAVVAQEVKSLANQTARATDDIAAKIAAIQAATRVTVEKSASIQTSIEQLRGAAAQINDSMFEQARTVTAITAAVDQTALTADSMSHTIAAIQEGTQTVAGEVESLSQSFEMIAQRFETLRAEADGFANVA from the coding sequence GTGACGTTCTGGGATCATCTCGCCTCCCGCTCCACCGTCCCTGCCACGGTCCGCGACCTGTCCCCGGCCCGGCGCCAGAGCCGCGTCGAGGCGGCGATCGGCTATACCCGGCTCCGCTACCGCGAACCGCTCAGCATCGCGTGGCAGGAAATGGTCGTCGCGCAGGTCAACGATTCGCAGGCCGCCGGCATCCCGCTGACCGCGCTGCTTTCCGGCCTGTCGGCCGCGCATTGCCGCACGACCGAGATCGTGGCGGCGGCGGTCGGTGACGACACGCCGCGGCTGCTGCGGCTCGGCAATGCGCTGTTGCGGCTGGCGATGCTGGAGTCCGACCTGCTGACCACGCAGCTCGGCATCATCGGCGTCGCGCGTGCCCGCGCGCAACGCGCCGAGCACGCCGCCGCCTTCCGCACCCGGATCGGCACCGGCATCGACGCGATCGCCGCCCGCGGCCGGGTGGTGCGGGACCGCGCCCGCTCGACCGGCGGCGCGGCGAGCGGCATGATCGACAAGACGCGTGAAGTGTCGGTCGCCGCCGAACAATCGGCGCTCGCGATGCGTGACGCCGCCTCGACCGCCGCGGGCCTCATCAACGCGATCGGCAGCGTCCAGCGCGACATGCAGGTCGCGACCCAGACGCTCACCGCCGCGACCGATCAGGCAGAGGGGGCGGTCGCCGCCTCCGCCGCGCTCGACGAGCACGCCAAGTCGATCGAGTCGATCCTGGGGCTGATCCGCGACATCGCCGGCCAGACCAATCTGCTCGCGCTCAACGCCACGATCGAGGCGGCGCGCGCCGGTGACGCCGGCCGCGGCTTCGCCGTCGTCGCGCAGGAGGTGAAGAGCCTCGCGAACCAGACCGCGCGCGCCACCGACGACATCGCCGCCAAGATCGCCGCGATCCAGGCCGCCACCCGCGTGACGGTCGAAAAGTCCGCCTCGATCCAGACCAGCATCGAACAACTGCGTGGTGCCGCCGCGCAGATCAACGATTCGATGTTCGAACAGGCGCGCACCGTCACCGCGATCACCGCCGCGGTCGACCAGACCGCGCTGACCGCCGACTCGATGTCGCACACGATCGCCGCGATCCAGGAGGGGACGCAGACCGTAGCGGGCGAGGTCGAATCGCTCAGCCAGTCGTTCGAGATGATCGCACAGCGTTTCGAGACGTTGCGCGCCGAGGCGGACGGCTTCGCCAACGTAGCCTGA
- a CDS encoding ferritin-like domain-containing protein — protein sequence MGLFTKDIATLEDLFLHQLQDVYYAENQITKALPKMIEKATAPELKKGFETHLRETEGQIARLEQVFEALDQKAKAVTCPAIDGIIKEANEVAGEIADKAVLDAALIASAQAVEHYEITRYGTLIAWATQLGHDNVVSLLQATLDEEKATDDKLTTLAEKKVNKKAELASA from the coding sequence ATGGGCCTGTTCACCAAGGACATCGCGACGCTCGAGGATCTGTTCCTGCACCAGTTGCAGGACGTCTATTACGCCGAGAACCAGATCACCAAGGCATTGCCCAAGATGATCGAAAAGGCCACCGCACCCGAGCTCAAGAAGGGCTTCGAGACGCATCTGCGCGAAACGGAGGGCCAGATCGCGCGGCTGGAGCAGGTGTTCGAGGCGCTCGACCAGAAGGCGAAAGCGGTCACCTGCCCGGCGATCGACGGCATCATCAAGGAAGCCAACGAGGTCGCGGGCGAGATCGCCGACAAGGCAGTGCTCGACGCCGCGCTGATCGCCTCGGCACAGGCGGTCGAACATTATGAGATCACCCGCTACGGCACGCTGATCGCTTGGGCGACGCAGCTCGGCCACGACAATGTCGTCTCGCTGCTGCAAGCGACGCTCGACGAGGAAAAGGCCACCGACGACAAGCTGACGACGCTCGCCGAGAAGAAGGTGAACAAGAAAGCCGAACTCGCCAGCGCGTAA
- a CDS encoding 50S ribosomal protein L11 methyltransferase encodes MSADIDSWRVTLPCTRAEAEAIDAADDLAIDAVLMTTEEVEDDREHWRLDAYCEHEPDAAMLAALTALVPSAAGTAPTVTPLTAQDWVTMSQAGLEPIREGRFVVHTSAHPVDPPVGGRAFLIDAGQAFGTGHHATTSGCLAMLDGLADRPVTNAIDLGTGTGLLAFAAAHLWPAATITATDIDPAAIDVTRENMAANKVDGIELVVADGALSEAIAARAPYDLLIANILAGPLISMAPEVASIAAPHAAIVLAGLLETQRAEVERAFTACGCTVEAVDRRGDWSILRLTAAAERYVPTRPIDPKGRDGWALDL; translated from the coding sequence ATGTCCGCTGACATCGACAGCTGGCGCGTCACCCTGCCCTGCACCCGCGCCGAGGCCGAAGCGATCGACGCCGCCGACGATCTCGCGATCGACGCGGTGCTGATGACCACCGAGGAGGTCGAGGACGATCGCGAGCACTGGCGGCTCGACGCTTATTGCGAGCATGAGCCCGATGCCGCAATGCTCGCCGCGCTCACCGCGCTCGTCCCCAGCGCCGCCGGCACCGCGCCGACCGTCACGCCGCTGACCGCGCAGGATTGGGTGACGATGAGCCAGGCCGGGCTCGAACCGATCCGCGAAGGCCGCTTCGTCGTCCACACCAGCGCGCATCCGGTGGACCCGCCGGTGGGAGGCCGTGCCTTCCTCATCGACGCCGGGCAGGCGTTCGGCACCGGGCACCACGCCACCACCTCGGGCTGTCTCGCGATGCTCGACGGCCTTGCCGACCGCCCCGTCACCAACGCGATCGATCTGGGCACCGGCACCGGGCTGCTCGCCTTCGCCGCCGCGCATCTCTGGCCCGCCGCTACGATCACCGCTACCGATATCGACCCCGCCGCGATCGACGTCACCCGCGAGAACATGGCCGCCAATAAGGTCGACGGCATCGAGCTGGTCGTCGCCGATGGCGCGCTATCGGAGGCGATCGCCGCACGCGCGCCCTACGACCTGCTGATCGCCAACATCCTCGCCGGCCCGCTAATCTCGATGGCGCCCGAAGTCGCGTCGATCGCCGCGCCGCACGCCGCGATCGTGCTCGCCGGCCTGCTGGAGACGCAGCGCGCCGAGGTCGAGCGCGCCTTCACCGCCTGCGGCTGCACGGTCGAGGCGGTCGATCGCCGCGGCGATTGGTCGATCCTGCGGCTCACCGCCGCCGCCGAGCGCTACGTCCCGACCCGCCCGATCGACCCCAAAGGCCGCGACGGCTGGGCGCTCGACCTGTGA
- the nusB gene encoding transcription antitermination factor NusB has translation MSRTAARTKARAAARLAAVQALYQHEMEGTAIPVLLHEFHQHRLGATIEDVEYAEADVAFFDDLVKGVTARAGEIDALVEDKLSAGWTLERLDKPMKAILRAGTYELLARADVPVGAAISSYVDVAHAFYQKREAGFVNGLLDAIGKQVRA, from the coding sequence ATGTCCCGCACCGCTGCTCGTACCAAGGCCCGCGCCGCCGCGCGCCTCGCCGCCGTCCAGGCGCTCTATCAGCATGAGATGGAAGGCACCGCCATCCCCGTGCTGCTCCACGAATTTCACCAGCACCGGCTGGGCGCGACGATCGAGGACGTCGAATATGCCGAGGCCGACGTCGCGTTCTTCGACGATCTGGTGAAGGGCGTCACCGCGCGCGCCGGCGAGATCGACGCGCTGGTCGAGGACAAGCTGAGCGCCGGCTGGACGCTGGAGCGGCTCGATAAACCGATGAAGGCGATCCTGCGCGCGGGCACCTACGAACTGCTGGCACGTGCCGACGTGCCGGTGGGTGCCGCGATCAGCTCCTATGTCGATGTCGCGCACGCTTTCTATCAGAAGCGGGAGGCGGGGTTCGTCAACGGCCTGCTCGACGCGATCGGCAAGCAGGTCCGCGCCTGA
- a CDS encoding TIGR02117 family protein — protein MRRIATIAARALGVLAVVAFVYLLAGTALSTIPRNRDWRAPTTGGVTIWIEDNGVHTGIVMPKVAAGVDWRGDFPAGDLPESRYAANDHVAVGWGERNFFLGTPTWADVRPAIVLHAAFGSDETLLHVEHIPRPHVTGDVRAIVLRPDEYRRLAAAIRASRADGKAIRGYAGYDAFYPASGRYDAIRTCNAWTGNRLADAGVQIGWWTPFSASVMQWFR, from the coding sequence TTGAGGCGCATCGCGACGATCGCGGCGCGCGCCCTCGGCGTGCTCGCGGTCGTCGCCTTCGTCTATCTGCTCGCCGGCACCGCGCTCTCGACGATCCCGCGCAATCGCGATTGGCGCGCGCCAACCACCGGCGGCGTGACGATCTGGATCGAGGACAATGGCGTCCATACCGGCATCGTCATGCCCAAGGTCGCCGCCGGGGTCGACTGGCGCGGCGACTTTCCGGCCGGTGATCTGCCCGAGTCGCGCTACGCCGCGAACGACCATGTCGCGGTCGGCTGGGGCGAGCGGAACTTCTTCCTCGGCACCCCGACCTGGGCGGATGTGCGTCCCGCAATCGTGCTGCACGCGGCCTTCGGCAGCGATGAAACGCTACTCCACGTCGAACACATCCCCCGTCCGCACGTCACCGGGGATGTGCGAGCGATCGTCCTCCGCCCCGACGAATACCGCCGCCTCGCTGCCGCGATCCGCGCCAGTCGCGCGGACGGTAAAGCAATCCGCGGCTACGCCGGCTACGACGCCTTCTATCCCGCGTCGGGCCGCTATGACGCGATCAGGACCTGCAATGCGTGGACAGGTAATCGCCTTGCGGATGCCGGAGTGCAGATCGGCTGGTGGACGCCCTTCTCGGCATCCGTGATGCAGTGGTTCCGATAG